In Arthrobacter sp. CDRTa11, one DNA window encodes the following:
- a CDS encoding dihydrolipoyl dehydrogenase family protein: MDYTYDVLVIGGGPAGMAAAERAAELGARTAVVERAALGGTCLNSGCVPTRVLAKTARLYREVRTAFDYGIVVQEPAVDWEKTVTRVRETVQRVLAAKQYDAMMERLGIHLIPGRALFTDQHTVSVDGQEFTAASIILCVGGAARRLPVAGAGHAILPDELLTLKELPRRMAIIGGGHTGAQLATIFNALGSEVLLLDVAPRLLLTEDHDVAAYVGQSFAAKGIRVETGISGIEEIARNQDGDLGISWTKNGGRSAVDVDAVVMAAGWPANIPGLGLEAAGVATAGSFIPVDGYLRTNVPHIFVAGDANGTSMLVQAAVFEGETAAGNAVLGAHRTTPHHLLPEGGFTDPDYAGVGLTEERARERDPECLSVTVPYGTVERPIIDDREAGFLKLVTDRHQELILGAHAVGENAVEVVQAVASAMAAGTDLATLARVKFAYPTYSAIIGQAARAATRTA; the protein is encoded by the coding sequence ATGGACTACACGTACGATGTTCTGGTCATCGGCGGCGGGCCCGCTGGCATGGCGGCAGCGGAACGGGCTGCCGAACTGGGCGCCAGGACAGCTGTGGTGGAACGTGCGGCGCTCGGAGGGACATGCCTGAACTCCGGCTGCGTTCCCACGCGGGTGCTGGCCAAGACGGCAAGGCTGTACCGCGAGGTGAGGACCGCGTTTGACTACGGGATCGTGGTCCAGGAACCGGCGGTGGATTGGGAAAAAACGGTCACCCGAGTCCGTGAGACAGTGCAGCGCGTGCTTGCGGCCAAGCAATACGACGCCATGATGGAACGCCTCGGCATCCACCTCATCCCAGGACGGGCGCTCTTTACGGACCAGCACACTGTCAGCGTCGATGGGCAGGAGTTCACTGCAGCCTCCATCATTCTCTGTGTTGGCGGAGCCGCCAGGCGGCTCCCGGTCGCAGGAGCCGGGCACGCCATCCTTCCCGACGAGTTGCTGACCCTCAAGGAACTCCCGCGGAGGATGGCCATCATAGGGGGCGGTCACACCGGGGCGCAGCTGGCCACCATCTTCAACGCGCTGGGATCCGAGGTGCTGCTCCTGGATGTGGCGCCCCGCCTGCTGCTGACCGAGGACCATGACGTTGCCGCCTATGTAGGGCAAAGCTTCGCCGCCAAGGGGATCCGGGTTGAGACCGGAATTTCCGGCATCGAAGAGATCGCCAGGAACCAGGACGGGGATCTCGGAATCTCCTGGACAAAGAACGGCGGACGCTCCGCCGTCGATGTCGACGCCGTGGTGATGGCCGCCGGCTGGCCCGCCAACATCCCGGGCCTGGGCCTCGAGGCCGCGGGGGTGGCGACGGCGGGATCCTTCATTCCCGTGGACGGGTACCTGCGTACCAACGTGCCGCACATTTTTGTCGCCGGGGACGCGAACGGCACCAGCATGCTGGTGCAGGCTGCGGTGTTTGAGGGCGAAACGGCGGCGGGCAACGCGGTGCTGGGCGCCCACCGGACCACACCCCACCACCTGCTGCCGGAAGGCGGATTTACCGACCCCGACTACGCCGGGGTGGGGCTCACCGAGGAACGGGCGCGGGAACGCGACCCCGAATGCCTCTCGGTGACCGTCCCCTACGGCACGGTAGAGCGTCCCATTATCGATGACCGGGAAGCGGGCTTCCTCAAACTTGTCACTGACCGGCACCAGGAACTGATCCTGGGCGCCCATGCAGTGGGGGAAAACGCCGTCGAGGTGGTGCAGGCCGTGGCCTCAGCCATGGCGGCAGGTACAGACCTTGCCACCTTGGCGAGGGTCAAGTTCGCCTACCCCACGTACAGCGCCATCATTGGCCAGGCAGCCCGTGCGGCCACACGCACCGCCTGA
- the ggt gene encoding gamma-glutamyltransferase, producing the protein MPHVRRRLAAATAVLAMTATTGAVASPAFADPRETEKSATATGYGGAVSTVDPEASAAAIEVLRKGGNAADAAVAAAATLGVTEPYSAGIGGGGYFVFYDAKTGKVGTIDGRETAPAAMSHDAFINPATGKPYPFTPELVTSGVSVGVPGTPATWERALERWGTLSLGEALKPAIKVANRGFVVDETFRQQTLENKVRFEAFTSTSSLFLPGGDAPAVGSIFQNHDLAETYRTLAKQGTDGFYTGPLAEEIAATVQAPPKSPDTELPVPVGHMTAADLAAYKALDQDPTHVEYRGYDVYGMAPSSSGGTTVGEALNILEPFNLADMPASGALHHYLEASALAFADRAKYVGDPAFVNVPTAALTDPLFGKERACQINPAQAAVPKPVPAGDVTNYDGACPASVAPLADEKDTENISTTNLTVADKWGNVVEYTLTIEQTGGSGIVVPGRGFILNNELTDFSTVYDPADPNRIEPGKRPRSSMSPTIILKEGEPFLALGSPGGSTIITTVLQTILNRVDLGMTISEALAAPRAAQRNTANISAEQEFIDAYASELEPLGHVFTKAGDSFTSLPEIGAATAIEFGPGNRMVAAAEPERRGGGSAMVVTPAP; encoded by the coding sequence ATGCCACATGTGAGACGCCGACTCGCTGCCGCCACCGCAGTCTTGGCCATGACCGCAACCACCGGGGCTGTCGCAAGTCCTGCGTTCGCCGATCCCCGCGAAACCGAAAAATCGGCCACCGCCACCGGGTACGGCGGGGCGGTGAGTACGGTAGACCCGGAGGCATCTGCCGCCGCAATCGAAGTCCTGCGCAAGGGGGGCAACGCGGCTGACGCGGCCGTGGCAGCAGCAGCAACCCTTGGCGTAACCGAGCCGTACAGCGCTGGGATCGGCGGTGGCGGCTACTTCGTCTTCTACGATGCCAAAACCGGCAAGGTGGGCACCATCGACGGCCGCGAAACGGCACCGGCAGCTATGTCCCATGATGCGTTCATCAATCCGGCCACCGGAAAACCGTATCCCTTCACTCCAGAGCTGGTGACGAGCGGCGTCTCCGTAGGCGTCCCCGGCACACCCGCCACCTGGGAGCGGGCACTGGAGCGTTGGGGCACGTTAAGCCTCGGCGAGGCCCTAAAGCCGGCCATCAAGGTAGCAAACCGGGGTTTTGTGGTGGACGAAACGTTCCGCCAGCAGACCTTGGAGAATAAGGTCCGCTTCGAGGCGTTCACGTCAACCAGCAGCCTTTTCCTCCCGGGTGGCGACGCACCCGCCGTCGGCAGTATCTTCCAGAACCATGACCTTGCCGAAACGTACCGGACCCTCGCGAAGCAGGGAACTGACGGCTTCTATACGGGCCCCCTCGCAGAGGAGATCGCCGCCACTGTCCAGGCGCCCCCGAAGTCGCCCGACACTGAGCTGCCAGTCCCTGTGGGGCACATGACGGCGGCTGACCTGGCTGCGTACAAGGCCTTGGACCAGGATCCCACCCACGTGGAGTACCGCGGTTATGACGTTTACGGCATGGCGCCCTCGAGCAGCGGCGGAACCACAGTGGGTGAGGCCCTGAACATCCTGGAGCCGTTCAACCTGGCCGACATGCCAGCCTCCGGGGCACTGCACCACTATCTTGAGGCAAGTGCGCTTGCCTTCGCCGACCGGGCCAAGTACGTGGGGGATCCGGCGTTTGTGAACGTGCCCACCGCCGCGCTGACGGACCCGCTGTTCGGCAAGGAACGGGCCTGCCAGATCAACCCGGCGCAGGCGGCAGTTCCCAAGCCGGTACCGGCCGGGGACGTAACCAACTACGACGGCGCATGCCCGGCTTCCGTGGCCCCGCTCGCCGACGAAAAGGACACCGAAAACATCTCGACGACGAACCTGACAGTCGCCGACAAATGGGGCAACGTGGTGGAGTACACCCTGACCATTGAGCAGACCGGCGGGTCCGGGATTGTGGTGCCCGGCCGGGGGTTCATCCTCAACAACGAGCTGACCGATTTCTCCACCGTGTACGACCCCGCCGATCCCAACAGGATCGAGCCGGGGAAGCGGCCACGCTCCTCTATGTCCCCCACCATCATCCTGAAGGAGGGTGAACCGTTCCTTGCGCTTGGCTCGCCGGGCGGATCCACCATTATCACCACCGTCCTGCAGACCATCCTGAACCGGGTGGACCTGGGGATGACCATCTCCGAGGCGCTGGCCGCACCGCGCGCAGCCCAGCGCAACACGGCCAATATCAGCGCCGAGCAGGAGTTCATCGATGCCTATGCGTCCGAACTTGAGCCTCTCGGCCATGTGTTCACCAAAGCAGGGGACTCGTTCACCTCGCTGCCCGAAATCGGAGCTGCCACCGCCATCGAGTTTGGACCGGGAAACCGGATGGTTGCCGCCGCCGAGCCGGAAAGGCGTGGCGGCGGCTCTGCCATGGTGGTCACGCCGGCTCCTTAG
- a CDS encoding glycoside hydrolase family 15 protein has protein sequence MRAGPVNTAPEPAGSRASRRAERQVGRQVRPRRELPIADYGLLGDTRTAALVSIEGGVDWFCAPTFDGEPVFGALLGGTEAGTFLMGPAVPSRPASRRYLPGTATLETAWASDHGTLVLTEAMVAEVAGQLLPTTVLVRRLTAEGAPVAASVCFDPRLGERHRRPRVRHGGNLVCEWGPLALSLGCSPALQLEPGRPEAVTVVPGQPVTLVLAVAYGEPLIHVDPAAAWELVEADSARWRTWTEEVDTRIPFREPVLRSLLTLRLLTYSPSGAPVAAPTTSLPEDMGGIRNWDYRYAWPRDASIGVGSFLAAGKSAEALNFLGWLLHASRLERPRLPAILSLSGRHVPRERTLQGWPGYAGSAPVRTGNGAANQHQLDGYGWVLDAAWVLVKGGHPLFSETWRAMRGFTDLVAGRWQDPDAGIWEIRGDEAQHVHSKMMGWLTLDRALRIAETHRLRRRQRRRWHEARECLSEEIRAKGFDTGKNSYTRTYGSPDLDAALLVLPLLGLDEPGSARIKGTVDAIGRELSAGYPLLYRYPPGQDGLPGTEGAFLPCSFWLVQALAHTGRHGEATQLFEALLGKANELGLYSEEIDPASGMLLGNFPQALTHAALVQAALALRDTGPGESAPKPSP, from the coding sequence ATGAGGGCCGGGCCCGTCAACACTGCGCCGGAGCCTGCCGGCAGCCGCGCTTCCCGGCGGGCTGAGCGCCAGGTTGGACGGCAGGTGCGGCCACGGCGCGAACTTCCCATCGCGGACTACGGTCTGCTGGGCGACACGCGGACCGCCGCACTGGTGTCCATCGAAGGCGGAGTGGATTGGTTTTGTGCCCCCACATTCGACGGCGAGCCTGTCTTCGGTGCGCTCCTGGGAGGCACCGAAGCCGGCACCTTCCTGATGGGACCGGCCGTGCCTTCCAGGCCTGCCAGCCGCCGTTACCTTCCCGGAACCGCCACCCTTGAAACAGCGTGGGCCTCGGATCACGGAACGCTTGTCCTCACCGAAGCCATGGTGGCAGAGGTGGCAGGCCAGTTGCTGCCGACGACAGTGCTGGTCCGGCGCCTGACGGCGGAAGGGGCGCCGGTGGCAGCATCGGTCTGCTTTGACCCCCGGCTCGGTGAACGCCACCGCCGCCCGCGCGTCCGCCATGGCGGGAACCTGGTGTGCGAATGGGGCCCCCTGGCCCTTTCCCTCGGCTGCAGTCCCGCACTGCAGCTGGAGCCGGGCAGGCCGGAAGCTGTCACTGTCGTCCCCGGCCAACCTGTGACCCTGGTCCTGGCTGTGGCGTACGGCGAACCGCTTATCCACGTTGATCCGGCGGCCGCGTGGGAGCTGGTGGAGGCTGATTCCGCCCGCTGGCGGACATGGACTGAAGAGGTGGACACGAGGATTCCGTTCCGCGAACCCGTCCTCCGCAGCCTGCTGACCCTGCGGCTTCTCACCTACTCCCCCTCGGGCGCGCCCGTGGCGGCACCCACCACCTCACTGCCCGAGGACATGGGCGGTATCCGCAACTGGGACTACAGATATGCATGGCCGCGGGACGCGAGCATCGGCGTCGGGTCTTTCCTGGCCGCAGGAAAATCGGCCGAAGCGCTCAACTTCCTCGGTTGGCTCCTGCATGCCAGCAGGCTGGAACGGCCCAGGCTGCCAGCCATCCTCAGCCTGTCCGGCAGGCACGTGCCACGGGAACGCACGCTGCAAGGCTGGCCGGGGTATGCCGGGAGTGCCCCCGTCCGTACCGGCAATGGCGCCGCCAACCAGCACCAGCTGGACGGCTACGGTTGGGTACTGGATGCCGCCTGGGTGCTGGTGAAGGGTGGACATCCGCTGTTTTCGGAGACGTGGCGGGCCATGCGCGGCTTCACTGATCTTGTAGCTGGCCGCTGGCAGGATCCGGACGCGGGAATATGGGAGATCCGGGGGGATGAAGCGCAGCATGTCCACTCAAAAATGATGGGCTGGCTGACGCTGGACAGGGCGCTGCGCATCGCAGAGACCCACCGCCTGCGTCGACGGCAAAGACGCCGCTGGCACGAGGCAAGGGAGTGCTTGTCCGAAGAGATCAGGGCCAAGGGCTTTGACACCGGGAAAAATTCCTACACACGCACCTACGGGTCCCCGGACCTGGACGCGGCCTTGCTCGTGCTGCCGCTTTTGGGCCTGGACGAACCGGGATCAGCCCGGATCAAAGGTACGGTGGACGCCATTGGGCGTGAACTGTCCGCCGGATATCCACTCCTTTACCGGTACCCGCCGGGCCAGGATGGGCTGCCCGGGACCGAGGGCGCCTTTCTGCCCTGTTCCTTCTGGCTGGTCCAGGCCCTCGCCCATACCGGCCGCCATGGCGAAGCCACGCAACTCTTTGAAGCCCTCCTTGGGAAGGCTAATGAGCTGGGCCTCTACAGCGAAGAAATCGATCCGGCCAGCGGCATGTTGCTGGGGAACTTTCCCCAGGCCCTGACGCACGCGGCGCTGGTCCAGGCAGCCCTGGCCCTCCGCGATACCGGGCCCGGGGAAAGTGCCCCTAAGCCATCACCCTAA
- a CDS encoding ABC transporter substrate-binding protein, protein MSGQGSQAASPVDLNQRIVVNNFRAPVANWAPESDAAYILSLSGCLETLTKYDHEQGKVVPFLATEWKQASPLEWDFTIRSGVKFQDGTDLTAEAVVASLQHVLNAQVPARAFNKTTVSAVTATDASTVRITTATESPLVPYRLASVNTGILAPAAYKDAVVDPFGHCTGPFTPVSEKPKQSLTLDRNENYWGGKVQLAGAEVRFVTNGATRAAQVQTGEADISLSIPVSSLSALESAPNVTVLKADSPRTATLYLNNGREPLNNADFRKALRSALDLDALAASVYEGAALPASGPFAPSEPWASGKAESPKQDLDEAKKLLASAGYTAGRPLEIIAIVERAEFADVAAVIQENLKNIGVPLTIQTKEYAAAEPDVLAGNYDMLLSQRNRLIDIADPIGFLTADYTCKGSYNLSHFCNEEYDNFIRQAAQTQSTEDRYRLYEQAGNILESEAVNIWLVNEQATDAIGSKVQSYVQDPLSRYVLTAQTAKTGS, encoded by the coding sequence ATGAGTGGCCAGGGCAGCCAGGCCGCCAGCCCCGTGGATCTGAATCAGCGGATTGTGGTGAACAACTTCCGGGCACCGGTGGCGAACTGGGCACCGGAGTCTGATGCCGCCTACATCCTGTCGCTTTCAGGCTGCCTTGAGACCCTGACAAAGTACGATCACGAGCAAGGCAAGGTGGTTCCTTTCCTGGCCACAGAATGGAAGCAGGCCTCACCACTGGAATGGGATTTCACCATCCGCAGCGGAGTGAAGTTCCAGGACGGCACGGACCTCACGGCCGAGGCCGTTGTTGCCTCGCTTCAGCATGTCCTTAACGCCCAGGTGCCGGCCAGGGCTTTCAACAAGACCACGGTCAGCGCAGTCACGGCGACCGATGCCAGCACCGTCCGAATCACCACCGCCACCGAGAGCCCTCTGGTGCCGTACCGGCTGGCCAGCGTCAACACCGGCATCCTCGCGCCGGCAGCCTACAAAGACGCTGTAGTGGACCCGTTTGGCCACTGCACCGGTCCCTTCACCCCTGTGTCGGAAAAACCCAAGCAGTCGTTGACTTTGGATCGCAACGAAAACTATTGGGGAGGCAAAGTCCAGCTCGCCGGTGCCGAGGTCCGGTTCGTCACGAACGGAGCAACCCGCGCGGCCCAGGTCCAGACAGGCGAGGCCGATATTTCCCTCTCCATCCCGGTCTCGAGCCTCTCTGCGCTTGAGTCTGCCCCCAACGTCACCGTACTCAAGGCAGACTCGCCACGAACAGCAACCCTCTACCTGAACAACGGCCGGGAACCGCTGAACAACGCCGATTTCCGGAAGGCGCTCCGGTCAGCGCTTGACCTCGATGCACTGGCAGCCAGCGTTTACGAGGGTGCGGCGCTTCCGGCGTCGGGGCCCTTCGCGCCATCAGAACCCTGGGCGTCCGGAAAAGCCGAGTCACCCAAGCAGGACCTTGATGAAGCCAAAAAACTGCTCGCGTCAGCCGGATACACGGCGGGCAGGCCACTGGAAATCATCGCCATCGTGGAGCGTGCCGAGTTCGCAGACGTCGCTGCAGTGATCCAGGAGAACCTGAAGAACATCGGCGTCCCGCTGACCATCCAGACCAAGGAGTACGCGGCGGCCGAACCGGACGTACTCGCCGGCAACTACGACATGCTGCTCAGCCAACGGAACCGCCTGATCGACATCGCGGATCCCATCGGCTTCCTGACGGCGGACTACACCTGCAAGGGTTCGTACAACCTCAGCCACTTCTGCAACGAGGAATACGATAATTTCATCCGCCAGGCCGCCCAGACCCAAAGCACGGAGGACCGGTACAGGCTCTATGAGCAGGCCGGCAACATTCTTGAATCCGAGGCCGTCAACATCTGGCTCGTCAACGAACAGGCAACCGACGCCATCGGCAGCAAGGTCCAGTCCTACGTCCAGGATCCGCTGTCACGGTATGTCCTGACCGCCCAGACCGCGAAGACCGGCTCCTAG
- a CDS encoding ABC transporter permease translates to MIAFLSRRTATLTVAVLLSSFAVFLIPYLTPGDAVRKIIRSRVAGDVVDEATVQALSRSLGLDDPLPVQYFRWLGSFISGDMGLSHVSRTPVADQVMPALAVTVSLVVMALAAATLIALPLGIASALRQGGRADRLITTVTQSFIAMPEYWLAPLLVLVFALKLSVLPSAGWANGWSAVLPAATLALRPISYFTAAVRSGMIDALEADHVPAARARGLTQTQAVLRHVVPNGLVPLVTLVAVWFAGLLGGSVIVEVIFAVPGMGRLLYDAVVNGDIPLAQGGVVVVVALAVGITTLADFVHRFLSPKVGGKFA, encoded by the coding sequence ATGATTGCCTTTCTGTCCAGAAGAACGGCGACCCTGACGGTCGCCGTTCTTCTGTCGTCCTTCGCCGTGTTCCTGATTCCCTATCTGACGCCTGGCGATGCTGTCCGCAAGATTATCCGCTCCCGGGTAGCCGGAGACGTGGTGGACGAAGCAACAGTTCAGGCCCTCAGCAGGAGTCTTGGCCTCGATGACCCGCTCCCGGTCCAGTACTTTCGATGGCTGGGCTCATTTATCAGCGGCGATATGGGCCTCTCCCATGTGAGCCGGACCCCCGTGGCCGATCAGGTCATGCCGGCCCTCGCCGTCACCGTCAGCCTGGTTGTCATGGCCCTCGCCGCAGCCACGCTGATCGCCCTCCCGTTGGGAATCGCGTCAGCACTCCGGCAAGGGGGCCGGGCCGACAGGCTGATCACCACAGTCACTCAATCGTTTATTGCCATGCCCGAATACTGGCTGGCCCCGCTTCTGGTGCTGGTCTTCGCCCTGAAGCTGTCCGTGCTGCCGTCAGCAGGCTGGGCCAACGGCTGGTCGGCAGTCCTGCCGGCCGCCACCTTGGCCCTTCGCCCCATCAGCTACTTCACGGCGGCCGTCCGGTCCGGGATGATCGACGCGCTGGAAGCCGATCACGTTCCGGCCGCCCGTGCGCGTGGGCTCACCCAAACCCAGGCTGTGCTCAGGCATGTTGTGCCCAACGGGCTTGTCCCGTTGGTAACGCTCGTCGCAGTCTGGTTTGCCGGCCTGTTGGGCGGTTCCGTCATTGTGGAGGTGATCTTTGCCGTTCCGGGGATGGGCCGGCTCCTCTACGACGCCGTGGTCAACGGTGACATACCCCTGGCCCAGGGAGGCGTTGTTGTGGTTGTTGCCCTCGCGGTGGGCATCACCACCCTGGCGGACTTTGTCCATCGGTTCCTGAGCCCCAAAGTAGGAGGCAAGTTTGCGTAG
- a CDS encoding ABC transporter permease: MRSWTPVDRTAVVILGLLVLAVAAAPWLAPFPPDEQNLVARLAQPQPGHWLGTDHLGRDTLSRLLDGGRFSMLMAALATLLTAVLGITVGVISARRRGWLDEFFTRTNDVLLALPEMVVALFIVAAMGTGFQSLLVALTVTGWTPFARLARTLAYDVSARGFVEAARVVGCTPSFIIFRHILPHLAGPMLGLATLRFGQLLISVGALSYLGLGVQPPQSDWGSMLAAAQPFADRAPLGIIAPGLAIFTVALCVTLIGQRAAHMAAAPLLLPVGARG; this comes from the coding sequence TTGCGTAGCTGGACACCTGTGGACAGGACCGCCGTCGTCATCCTTGGCCTTCTGGTGCTGGCTGTCGCCGCGGCCCCGTGGCTGGCGCCGTTTCCGCCTGACGAACAGAATCTCGTGGCCCGGCTTGCCCAGCCCCAGCCGGGGCACTGGCTGGGAACAGATCATCTCGGCAGGGATACCCTCAGCCGCCTGCTCGACGGCGGACGCTTTTCGATGCTGATGGCGGCCCTGGCAACACTGCTGACAGCCGTCCTGGGCATAACAGTCGGCGTCATCAGCGCCCGCCGCCGGGGTTGGCTGGACGAGTTCTTTACCCGCACCAATGACGTCCTGCTGGCTCTTCCGGAGATGGTGGTGGCCCTCTTTATCGTCGCCGCGATGGGCACAGGCTTCCAGTCCCTGCTGGTGGCCCTCACCGTGACGGGCTGGACGCCCTTCGCCAGGCTGGCCCGGACACTGGCGTACGACGTGTCCGCCCGGGGATTCGTGGAGGCGGCGCGCGTGGTGGGATGCACGCCGTCGTTCATCATCTTCCGTCACATCCTTCCGCACCTGGCCGGTCCCATGCTGGGCCTGGCCACACTGAGGTTCGGCCAGCTGCTCATCAGTGTCGGCGCGTTGTCGTACCTGGGCCTCGGCGTCCAGCCGCCCCAGTCGGACTGGGGCTCCATGCTGGCCGCCGCGCAGCCCTTCGCTGACAGGGCGCCGTTGGGGATCATCGCGCCCGGCCTGGCGATCTTCACGGTGGCACTGTGTGTCACCCTGATCGGGCAGCGCGCCGCGCACATGGCCGCCGCGCCGCTGCTACTCCCCGTAGGAGCGCGCGGATAA
- a CDS encoding ATP-binding cassette domain-containing protein yields MPKELFIEDLHVSSTAPATGKGASPVSRPILAGVSLSVAPGEFVALVGGSGSGKTMTAMSALRLLPPQLRIESGSIRLGPLDLTTASEAELNSVRGGRLGMLFQQPKRMFNPNKTIGSHLREPLKLHGGLQGKQARAKALELLEEVGFEDASWGLRAYPHQLSGGMAQRAMTAVALAGRPAMLLADEPTSALDKVLESQILDLLDRERDERGLGILYITHNLASVAAFADRVVVMDAGHIVEQGPAREIFARPRAAYTQQLLEASNLLPATIRRSTTAGRSVLNLNVLNLNGVVKRFGVVKRFGKARRRAALDNVSLDVRRGEILGVLGQSGSGKSTLARSIVGLEDIDGGRITRNLAQDGKKTTPATAVQLVFQEPHDAFDPRMTLRTSLEAPLLRGSDLTPAGRSGRLDAAMEEVGLDPAILDRRPGQCSGGQLQRITIARALLLDPQVLICDEATSALDTLTQRTILNLLQRLHRDRGLSLILITHDMDVIRHMCDRVAVLFKGCLVEVAGTSEFFADPKHEHSKDLVSASIPCRGLHLKKITHAQAAASA; encoded by the coding sequence ATGCCCAAAGAGTTGTTCATCGAAGACCTGCATGTCAGCAGCACCGCCCCGGCCACCGGGAAAGGGGCATCGCCTGTATCCCGGCCCATCCTCGCCGGGGTCAGTCTCTCAGTGGCCCCCGGGGAGTTCGTGGCGCTGGTCGGAGGATCAGGGTCAGGAAAGACCATGACGGCAATGTCGGCCCTCCGCCTGCTGCCCCCACAACTGAGAATTGAGTCCGGTTCCATCCGCCTGGGCCCGCTGGACCTCACCACCGCCTCCGAGGCGGAACTCAACTCAGTCCGCGGCGGACGCCTGGGCATGCTGTTCCAGCAACCGAAGCGGATGTTCAATCCCAACAAAACCATTGGCAGCCACCTCCGGGAGCCGTTGAAGCTGCACGGCGGCCTGCAGGGCAAACAGGCCCGGGCGAAGGCGCTTGAACTGTTGGAAGAAGTGGGCTTCGAGGACGCGTCCTGGGGTCTTCGGGCCTACCCGCACCAGCTGTCCGGCGGAATGGCACAGCGGGCCATGACTGCCGTTGCCCTGGCCGGGCGGCCGGCCATGCTGCTGGCGGACGAGCCGACGTCAGCCCTGGACAAGGTGCTGGAGAGCCAGATCCTGGACCTGCTGGACCGCGAGCGGGACGAACGCGGACTTGGCATCCTCTACATCACGCACAACCTTGCCTCGGTGGCAGCGTTCGCCGACCGCGTGGTGGTGATGGACGCCGGGCACATAGTGGAGCAGGGCCCTGCCCGGGAAATCTTCGCCCGTCCCCGCGCTGCCTACACCCAACAGCTGCTGGAGGCTTCCAACCTTCTGCCCGCCACGATCCGCCGCTCCACAACTGCCGGCCGGTCCGTCCTGAACCTGAACGTCCTTAACCTGAACGGTGTGGTTAAGCGTTTCGGGGTCGTTAAGCGTTTCGGTAAGGCGCGCCGCCGCGCAGCCCTGGACAACGTTTCGCTGGACGTGCGGCGGGGGGAGATCCTGGGTGTCCTGGGCCAGTCAGGGTCAGGAAAGAGCACCCTGGCGCGCTCGATTGTGGGGCTCGAGGACATCGACGGCGGCAGGATCACCAGGAACCTTGCCCAGGACGGCAAGAAGACGACACCCGCCACGGCTGTGCAACTGGTGTTCCAGGAACCGCACGATGCCTTCGATCCGCGCATGACGCTCCGCACCAGCCTTGAAGCTCCGCTCCTGCGGGGCAGTGACCTCACCCCCGCCGGCAGGTCCGGGCGCCTTGATGCCGCCATGGAGGAAGTGGGGCTGGACCCCGCCATTCTGGACAGGCGTCCCGGGCAGTGCTCCGGGGGCCAGCTTCAACGGATCACCATCGCACGGGCCCTGCTGCTGGATCCCCAGGTGCTGATCTGCGACGAGGCAACCTCGGCATTGGATACGCTGACCCAGCGGACCATCCTGAACCTGCTGCAACGCCTGCACCGGGACAGGGGGCTGTCGTTGATCCTGATCACCCATGACATGGACGTCATCAGGCATATGTGCGACAGGGTGGCCGTCCTGTTCAAGGGCTGCCTGGTGGAAGTCGCCGGCACGTCCGAGTTCTTCGCCGATCCGAAGCACGAACACAGCAAGGACCTGGTGTCGGCCTCCATTCCGTGCCGGGGCCTGCACCTCAAGAAAATCACCCACGCCCAGGCTGCTGCTTCGGCGTAA